TTAGAATTTCAAATCCGGTGCCTGCTTTCATCGTTCTCTCTGTCTGCGCTGATTCGCCTGGCTCAGTTTTTAATGCTAAATCAATAGAGGCATAACCCGTTGCGCCTCTAATTGGCAACTCCAATGGACCGTCATAGTCTTTTGATTGGCCAAGCGAACTTCCCGAAATCTTCTTTTGACTCAAGGCGAGTTCCCGATCGCTATGTAAGGATTGAACCGTGCCGTTTGAGCAAGCAGCCAGTAAGCCAATGATAAGTGCAACCGCCATGAAACGCGCGAATATTCTATTCCTATTCAAAACCATTGATACGCTCCTTTAAAAACTGTTAGCCAAATACGACATGACTTAGAATATATAAAAGAAAAAGGTGCAGGGGATAGAACACGTAAAATGACCATTGGATCAGTTTTGATTTTTTTCCTTTTTGTCCATTGTACAATAGAAGCAATGGAACAACGAGGAGAATACCGAAGCGGAAAATAGAATCAAAGCCCATTGTGTTTATCCCTGGAATGAGATATAAAACAGTACCTATTAAAACAAAGCTAAGCAGTTGCAGGTGAATCCGCCCTCTGAATAGCCCGAAAAACAAGACCCATAGCACACCGATATAATTCCAATCCGCTGTCCATGCGAACAGGCAGCATAATAAGATTAAAACAATTCTTATGAAAAGGGGCAGGCGACTTCTCTGACTAATATACAAGGCGACGAGTCCCATAAGCAATGTCCATATAACGCTTGTCCCTTGCCACCACGAAAGGCCTAAAAACAGAACAAATGGAAAATGGGAAATCAGGGAGAAAATAAAAAGCCGTTTCATATATCTATGAATGTTGGACGTGTAACAATAGCCTTCGGCGATTAAGTAACACATAATCGGCGCGGCCATTCGCCCAATCGTATGGGTGATCATATCCATTGTTGTTCCAGGTGCGACAAGCCAAATCGAGGTGTGGTCGATCACCATTGTAACAATAGCGATCAGTTTAAGTGCGTTAGAATTTAACTTTATCTGGTTGAGGTTCATAGAGGGTACTCCCTTTTTGCTAAAAATTACTCTTCGGTCGATCAAAGACTATTGAAATGAATATAGATAAGCCATTTGTTCGTTAGTGCAAATTGGCGTGTTTTTCACATTCTCTAAAAAAGATTGATTTTAGTCCCTTATACAATTCGTTTCCTCCCAGCGAAATTATATCCCCCCGGGGAGATTTATCGAATGGAAATAATATCACATAATGAACCAACCGAAATTCATTTCCCAAAACGATGGTTGGCAAAGACCCAAAAATAAAACGTCTGGATGGCACATAGTGCCCCCAGACGTTTTACCTTTAATTCGCAGTGCTTTCTTCCTGTTGCAATGCCTCTAAGAAGGCTTCTCCATATTTCTCTAGCTTCATCTGGCCGATGCCTGAAACGTCAAGCATGGCGTCCATAGAATGTGGCTGTTTGTCGCACATGTCACGTAAAGTTTTATCGGAAAAAATCATAAATGGCGGCAAGCCTTCCTCTTGTGCAAGGCGCTTACGACATGCGCGTAGCACCTCAAAGAGCTTGTCCGACACTTCGGCTGGACGACTTGCTTCAATGAATTGCTCGACCCGTCTTTCCCCTCGTAACACTTCAGCTCCCTTTGGCGTAACCTTCACCTTAGGAAATTCATCGAGCGTCAAACGAACGTATTGCTCAGCCAATAAAAATTCAATAAACCCCTGAACGATCTTGGCTGATGTTCCTTTCATCAACCCATACGTCGACACGGTATGAAGCTTGAATTGCAGTACCTTCTGGTTTCGTGACCCTGTAAGCACTTGAGCGATCATCGTCTTGCCGTAATTCTCCCTCATACGCAATACACAGGACAACACCTTTTGCGCGTCCTCGGTTCGATCCATTCGCTCGCCTTCACGTGTGCAATTGCCACAGCGACCACATGCACTCACATCCTGCTCACCAAAATAGGAAAGTACATTTTCCACGAGGCAGCCATCGGTATGACAATAGCCCGTCATGTCCTGAAGCATGCCATACAAGGCTTCGATTCGATCTTGTGGAGCGTCGGATTGTTCAATAAAGAAGCGCTGCGTACGCACATCCTGGGCAGAAAACAACAGAAGACATTCTGCTGGGGCGCCGTCTCTCCCTGCTCGACCCGCCTCCTGGTAATACGCTTCCACACTGCCCGGCATGCTGGCATGGATAACGAACCGCACATTGGATTTGTTGATCCCCATTCCAAAGGCATTCGTTGCGACCATCACTTGACATTCATCGTAGAGAAAATCTTCCTGGTTCTTCCTTCTCTCTTCCTCACTTAAGCCCCCATGGTATAGCCCAACCTGTACGCCTTTTCGTTGCAACGATTTTTGCAGCGCCTCGGCTTCTTTGCGGGTGGCTGTGTAAACAATCCCGGCCTCCTGTTGTCGCCGTTTCACATACTGATCAATGTAAGTCGCCTTGTCCGCACCTTTAACGACATGAAACGTCAAATTGTCACGAGCGAAGCCTGTTTCAACGGAATGGTCAGGTGCAATGTCAAAGGCGTTTCGCAGCTCTTCAGCAACCGATGGCGTCGCAGTAGCAGTGAGCGCCAAGACGGAGGGAGCGGGCTGAAAGGAATAAATCCATGCTGGAATTTCTTTATAGCTGGGACGAAAATCATGCCCCCATTGTGATAAGCAATGAGCTTCATCCACAGCAACAAATGCAAGACCTGCCTGCATCAGTGCACGGCGCAACCGCTCATCTCCTAAGCGTTCAGGCGCAACATACAGTAGATCGATATCGCCTGCTGAGACTGCATTGAGACGATCAGTCACATCCTGGCGCGCTAACGTGCTATTGATGTAGCTGCCTTTTATTCCGAGCGCTCGCAAGGCATCGACCTGATCCTTCATTAGTGAGATCAATGGTGAGATGACAAGGGTCACGCCTTCAAGGAGAAGTGCAGGTAGCTGATAACAAAGCGATTTCCCTCCCCCAGTCGGCATGACTGCTAGCGTATCAATTCGTTCGAGCACCTGCTGAATCACTTGTTCCTGTCCGGGGCGAAACGAATCGTATCCGTAGATTTCCTGAAGCAACTGACGTGCCTGTTCCATTTGTTCTGCTTTCATTCAACCATTCCCTTTATCGTTTCCTATGTACTCTATGCTCAAGTCTAGCATGCGAAATAGATGTCGGACAATGCCTTTTATGTTCTTACTTGCGACTAAATCGTTTCTCTGACACAATCAAAAGAAAAAGGCAGTGATGGTTATGATTCAATATGAAGATGGGCGACTCCGTGTTTTTCAAAGTGCCCTCTACTGCACGACAAGCACCGTCATGCAAATGAGCAATGCTGTCGTCGTTATTGACCCAACATGGCTTCCAGAAGAAGTTCAAGCGATCAGGCAGTATGTCGATACCATTTTGAACGGCCGAGAGCTGTATCTTGTGTTCACACACAATGACTTTGACCACATTCTTGGAGCTGGTGCTTTTCCTGAGGCCACAACAATTGCCACTCAAACGTTTGCCACATGCACGAAAAAAGAACAGGTTCTTCAAGAAATCTCTGCCTTTGACAACACATTCTACCTCCAACGCCCTTACCAAGTCCAGTACCCTGACATTCATCTGCCCATTCAGGTGGACGGGCAAGAGCTACATCTAGAAGATCGTACACTGCAGTTTTATCTCGCCCCTGGCCATACCGCGGATGGGTTGTTTATTGTCGATAAAACAGCTGGTCTCCTTGTCGCTGGAGATTATTTTTCAAATGTTGAGTTTCCCTTTATTGAAGATTCCTATAGTGCGTATGTAAAAACAGTCGAAAAGGCAATGCAGTTGTTTCAGCAGTCTGATTTGACCATGTTAATTCCCGGTCATGGGCATCTCGCTAAAACGAGAGAAGAAGCCGAGCTCCGAATGTTGTTTGCACATGACTATTTGCAAAGGCTCCCACATGCAGACGAAGCATTGGCAAATCAGCTTAGAGAAACCTTTCCCTTTTACGATGCAATGAAAAAGACACATCAGAAGAATATTGTCAAAGCACAGAATGAAAGACAAGCGACCAATTAATTGGTCGCTTGAGAGGGAAGGCATGTTATACGACGCTCAAAATTCTTTTCCCCTAATTGGTGCATCATGCACGAGCTTGATCAGCATAACCGGAGACACCTGCAAGAGCATTATGATGCAATGTGGCGTAAAATCCATTGGCAGCTAAAAGCTCGTCATGACTTCCCCTTTCGGTAATTTCACCCTCTTGAAGCACAATGATTTGATCAGCATTTCGAATCGTATTCAAGCGATGGGCAATAACGAAGCTTGTACGTCCTTCCATTAACCGCCCAAGCGCTTCCTGAATGGTAATTTCCGTCACCGTATCGATATTGGAAGTAGCTTCATCTAAAATCAACAGCTTAGGGTCTGCGAGGATGGCGCGACTTATCGACAACAGCTGCTTCTGGCCTTGGCTAATGCCTCCTCCTTCACTTGAGATCCTCGTATCATAGCCTTGGGGGAGCTTTGAAATAAAGTCATGCGCATTTGCCGAAATGGCCGCATTCACCACTTCCTCATCTGTTGCATTTAAACGCCCATAGCGGATGTTCTCTCGGATCGTCCCTGTAAACAAAAATGTGTCCTGAAGCACACAGGCCAGTTGAGATCTCAAGCTCTCTCGAGTAATCGATTCGATTGGCCGGTCATCTAACAATATATCTCCATCGTCCACTTCATAAAAACGAGCAAGGAGATTAATCATCGTTGTTTTCCCAGCTCCTGTGGGGCCGACAAAAGCCACCGTTTCACCTGCTTTTGCTTTAAAAGAAACATCATGTATGATATGCCCAGCTTCTTTTTCGTAGGAAAATGTGACATGCTGGAACGTGACGTCTCCCTTCACTTCATCCATGGCTTTCGCGTTTGTTTCGCCCTTCGCTTCGTTATCCTCATCCATCACTTCAAATACTCGCTCCGCGCCAGCCACGGCCGACAGCAGTGTGTTCCACTGATTAGCAAGGTCGTTCAATGGACGTGTGAACTGGCGCGAAAACTCCACAAAAATGACGATGACACCGATCGATACGATCTCTGGATTATGGTAAGCTAGGAACCCTCCTACCCCAGCGATGAGCGCAAAGCTAGCGTTGTTTAGAAAATTCATCAGCTTCGGGATAAACCCGGAATACACTTGAGCCCAGAAGCCAGCGATTCTCAATACGTTGTTCTTTTCGGTCATTTCGGTCAAAACTCGCTCTTCTTGCGAAAATACTTTGATGACACGTTGTCCAGATAAGGTCTCTTCAATGAATCCATTGATTTCCCCTAGATGACGCTGCTGAGCCTTGAAGCGTACGCTCGTTCGTTTCGTAATCCATTTCATCCCAAAATACATTGCAGGAATAATCGTCATTGTGACAGCCGTCATGATAGGGCTTAACACAAGCATAACGATGACTGTGCCAATAAGTGTTAACACACTCGAACACAATTGAATAAACGATGTATTTAGCGTGTTGCTGACGTTTTCAATATCGTTCGTCACACGACTCATCAATTCGCCGTGCTGGCGTTTGTCAAAGTAGGCTATGGGAAGCTTATGAAATTTATTGAACAACTCTGTACGTAACTGGTACACCGTGCGCTGCGCAATCGCAATCATCGTATTGTTATGAATCATCATTGCTGCTGCTTGCCCAGCAAACACGAACCCTAGCGACACGAGCATCCATATAAATCCTTGCTCTTCCCTATTCGTGATATAGTCATCAATGGCAAACCCAACAATGACCGGCCCTAAAAGACCAAGACCCGAGCTGATGAACACCATAAATACAACGAGAAATAGCTTGTTTTTCGTTTTCGCTAAATAATTCCATAGACGTGCCAGCGTCCCTTTGACGTCTTTTGGCTTCTTTTTTTTATCACTAATGCCTTTTTCGTGTGGCCCTTGACCGAAAACAGAGGTGACCCCACCGGTTTGCTGTGAAGCATCGAGTTCAGGTTTTGGTTGCTGGAATGGTTTCTTTAGCTCTTCAATGATGCGCTTAGCCATTGGACATTTCCTCCTTCCCAGCCTGTGAGGCATAGATGGACTGGTAGAGAGCATCGGTGGCGAGGAGCTCCTCGTGAGTACCTGTACCTCGTATTTTCCCATTTTCTAAGACAAACACCCGATCACAACGAATGGTTGTACTCATCTTCTGTGTGATTAAAAGTGTCGTACATTGATAGGCTTTAAGCGCATCCAGTAACTTGGCTTCGGTGTCTACATCGAGGGCACTCGTGCTGTCATCCAACAACAAAATATCCGGTCTTCGGACTAAAGCTCTTGCAATGGACAGTCGTTGCTTTTGTCCTCCTGACAGGTTGACGCCTTTCTGCCCTAGCGTGGTTTCATATTGATCTGGCAGTTTCATGATCGTACTGTGAATTTGTGCGGCCATCGCTGCCTCACGAATGTCGTCGATGGAGGCATCATTTTTTCCCCATGCGATATTTTCTGAAATGGTGCCTGAAAACAAGAGGACTTCCTGAGGGACATAACCAATGATGCCTCGGAGTGCGTCAAGTTTTTGATCCAAGGTATTTTCGCCGTTCACAAAGACGGTCCCTGAAGTCACGTCATACAAACGTGGAATGAGTTGAAATAATGTCGTTTTCCCTGCACCCGTTGCCCCAATCACGGCGATGCGTTCACCAGGAGCAACCGAAAATGAAATATCTTCTAACACAGCTCTTGATTGATTCGGATATTGGAAATGAACGTTTGAAAACGTGATTTCACCAGCCGTAGTGTGAGACGAACTCGATGCGATAGCGTCACTCTGCTTCTCCACGTTTACATCCGTTTCTAAAACTTCTGCAATTCGATCAGAAGATGCTTGTGCACGAGATAAGCCCATGACAATCATTGAAAATGCTGAAAGTGACCCCATAATGCGCGTGGCGTAGTTGACAATGGCCACGACGTCGCCTGCAGATGCGTCATTCGTACCTACCTGAAGATTCCCAAACCAAAGAATGGCGATGATGCTAAGGTTCATCAGCAGCATGGCTATTGGCATAGCAATTTCGATGAGTCGCAGTGCAGAGACCGTATGATGCTGTAGCTTTTCGCTCTCAGAATTAAACCGGGTCGTTTCGTGTTTTTGGCGTAGAAACGCTTTGATGACTCTCATGCCTGCGAGATTTTCCTGCATCACGGTATTGACGGCATCAATCTTATCTTGAACCGATCGAAACCGTAAGCGAACGCGCTTTAAGATGTGATACAAAAACACACATAAAATTGGCATAAAAAGAAGCAGTACAGAGGCAATTTGCCAATCAACAATAAAGGCCATGACAGTCCCCGCGATAACAAATAATGGCGCACGTGTGGCAAACCGTAATGCCATAAAAACTGTGTTTTGAATTTGGGTGACATCACTCGTCAGTCTCGTGATCAAAGAGGATGTTGGAAATTTAGCGAAATTTTGATACGCAAATGACTGTATTTTTCTGTACAATTGATCTCTTACATCATAACTGACACCTTGACTGGCATAGGCGGCATAAAAAGACGTGATGAGACCTGCAATAAATGCAATAAAGGAGAGACCTAGAAGCACAGCTCCATTCCAGTAGACTGCCTCAAGATTGTCCCCTTGAATGCCATCATCAATAATTTTACCGATTAACAAAGGCTGCACGAGCTCCACAGCAAGCTCCAAAAACATTAAAAGCAACGCCATCGCTGCCGCTATTTTATATTTTTTCAGAAAACTAAGTATGATCTTCATTCTTTTCCCCCACCATCGAGCTACACTTGGACATGCTCATAGACCTTATTAATTAATCGGTTCAACGGACCATTCACGCAATGTAGATTTTTATTCCTGCTCATAATGAGTAAACCATTTTGGCTTGTATAAACGAAAGTCATCGTGCTCTATGCAAATACGATCAATTCGTTGACGCATGGCCGCCGCATTCTCAGGATTCATTTTATTCGTCCAAACCATTGCCGAAATGATTCCCATAGCGGTGTACAGGCTGTAAAACGGCCAAAAATTTGCGGGTGGTTCATTTCCCGAGAAATATCCATAGAGCTGCCCAACCGCAAAAGCACTGCTGCACTCTTGAGAAAAAAAGGCCAGCTTAGTAAAGTCGTGCCACGGATCACCCCAATCAAAACGATCAAAATCAATCACTCCGGCGTATGTAGAATCGTTAACAATCAAATTCCCAACATGAAAATCATCATGCTGAAATTGGTTTGGGCGATCATTCATAAGGTGAAGATGAGACTCTATAAAGGCAAATACCTCTTGGGTCTTTGTGAAGTGCAAACCAAGACGGTGAAAGTCCACTTCATACCGACGATGCTTTGCCACCGCTCTCTCTTTCCAAGAAGGATGGTCTACTGATACGTCATAGCTATGAATAAGAATAAGGTCTTCACCGGAATCCTTCCCAGCGTTCCATTGCTCCTTTGTCGACAGTGAATGCATGTTTTCTCTTATTGTAGTGCCCTCGATGAAGGTGGTCAAAGTGTAGGCAAGGTTATGGTCGGGACACGAATCAACAGTTAACACATCAGCACAATGTACGCCATGACGCTTTAACTTCATCATGTGAGCTGCCACTTCTTTTTTTCGTGACAATCCCTCAAGCGGACCTGATTTAAGGAGAAGTTTTAACCCGTTCTCCATCGTTACTACACTGACTGTATCCTCACTGAATCCACCAGCTAGCAATTGAATTGCTCT
This genomic interval from Aureibacillus halotolerans contains the following:
- a CDS encoding ABC transporter ATP-binding protein translates to MAKRIIEELKKPFQQPKPELDASQQTGGVTSVFGQGPHEKGISDKKKKPKDVKGTLARLWNYLAKTKNKLFLVVFMVFISSGLGLLGPVIVGFAIDDYITNREEQGFIWMLVSLGFVFAGQAAAMMIHNNTMIAIAQRTVYQLRTELFNKFHKLPIAYFDKRQHGELMSRVTNDIENVSNTLNTSFIQLCSSVLTLIGTVIVMLVLSPIMTAVTMTIIPAMYFGMKWITKRTSVRFKAQQRHLGEINGFIEETLSGQRVIKVFSQEERVLTEMTEKNNVLRIAGFWAQVYSGFIPKLMNFLNNASFALIAGVGGFLAYHNPEIVSIGVIVIFVEFSRQFTRPLNDLANQWNTLLSAVAGAERVFEVMDEDNEAKGETNAKAMDEVKGDVTFQHVTFSYEKEAGHIIHDVSFKAKAGETVAFVGPTGAGKTTMINLLARFYEVDDGDILLDDRPIESITRESLRSQLACVLQDTFLFTGTIRENIRYGRLNATDEEVVNAAISANAHDFISKLPQGYDTRISSEGGGISQGQKQLLSISRAILADPKLLILDEATSNIDTVTEITIQEALGRLMEGRTSFVIAHRLNTIRNADQIIVLQEGEITERGSHDELLAANGFYATLHHNALAGVSGYADQARA
- a CDS encoding TraX family protein → MNLNQIKLNSNALKLIAIVTMVIDHTSIWLVAPGTTMDMITHTIGRMAAPIMCYLIAEGYCYTSNIHRYMKRLFIFSLISHFPFVLFLGLSWWQGTSVIWTLLMGLVALYISQRSRLPLFIRIVLILLCCLFAWTADWNYIGVLWVLFFGLFRGRIHLQLLSFVLIGTVLYLIPGINTMGFDSIFRFGILLVVPLLLLYNGQKGKKSKLIQWSFYVFYPLHLFLLYILSHVVFG
- the recQ gene encoding DNA helicase RecQ yields the protein MKAEQMEQARQLLQEIYGYDSFRPGQEQVIQQVLERIDTLAVMPTGGGKSLCYQLPALLLEGVTLVISPLISLMKDQVDALRALGIKGSYINSTLARQDVTDRLNAVSAGDIDLLYVAPERLGDERLRRALMQAGLAFVAVDEAHCLSQWGHDFRPSYKEIPAWIYSFQPAPSVLALTATATPSVAEELRNAFDIAPDHSVETGFARDNLTFHVVKGADKATYIDQYVKRRQQEAGIVYTATRKEAEALQKSLQRKGVQVGLYHGGLSEEERRKNQEDFLYDECQVMVATNAFGMGINKSNVRFVIHASMPGSVEAYYQEAGRAGRDGAPAECLLLFSAQDVRTQRFFIEQSDAPQDRIEALYGMLQDMTGYCHTDGCLVENVLSYFGEQDVSACGRCGNCTREGERMDRTEDAQKVLSCVLRMRENYGKTMIAQVLTGSRNQKVLQFKLHTVSTYGLMKGTSAKIVQGFIEFLLAEQYVRLTLDEFPKVKVTPKGAEVLRGERRVEQFIEASRPAEVSDKLFEVLRACRKRLAQEEGLPPFMIFSDKTLRDMCDKQPHSMDAMLDVSGIGQMKLEKYGEAFLEALQQEESTAN
- a CDS encoding MBL fold metallo-hydrolase, translating into MIQYEDGRLRVFQSALYCTTSTVMQMSNAVVVIDPTWLPEEVQAIRQYVDTILNGRELYLVFTHNDFDHILGAGAFPEATTIATQTFATCTKKEQVLQEISAFDNTFYLQRPYQVQYPDIHLPIQVDGQELHLEDRTLQFYLAPGHTADGLFIVDKTAGLLVAGDYFSNVEFPFIEDSYSAYVKTVEKAMQLFQQSDLTMLIPGHGHLAKTREEAELRMLFAHDYLQRLPHADEALANQLRETFPFYDAMKKTHQKNIVKAQNERQATN
- a CDS encoding ABC transporter ATP-binding protein, producing the protein MKIILSFLKKYKIAAAMALLLMFLELAVELVQPLLIGKIIDDGIQGDNLEAVYWNGAVLLGLSFIAFIAGLITSFYAAYASQGVSYDVRDQLYRKIQSFAYQNFAKFPTSSLITRLTSDVTQIQNTVFMALRFATRAPLFVIAGTVMAFIVDWQIASVLLLFMPILCVFLYHILKRVRLRFRSVQDKIDAVNTVMQENLAGMRVIKAFLRQKHETTRFNSESEKLQHHTVSALRLIEIAMPIAMLLMNLSIIAILWFGNLQVGTNDASAGDVVAIVNYATRIMGSLSAFSMIVMGLSRAQASSDRIAEVLETDVNVEKQSDAIASSSSHTTAGEITFSNVHFQYPNQSRAVLEDISFSVAPGERIAVIGATGAGKTTLFQLIPRLYDVTSGTVFVNGENTLDQKLDALRGIIGYVPQEVLLFSGTISENIAWGKNDASIDDIREAAMAAQIHSTIMKLPDQYETTLGQKGVNLSGGQKQRLSIARALVRRPDILLLDDSTSALDVDTEAKLLDALKAYQCTTLLITQKMSTTIRCDRVFVLENGKIRGTGTHEELLATDALYQSIYASQAGKEEMSNG
- a CDS encoding aminoglycoside phosphotransferase family protein; its protein translation is MGSLLHYVPEVRNARAIQLLAGGFSEDTVSVVTMENGLKLLLKSGPLEGLSRKKEVAAHMMKLKRHGVHCADVLTVDSCPDHNLAYTLTTFIEGTTIRENMHSLSTKEQWNAGKDSGEDLILIHSYDVSVDHPSWKERAVAKHRRYEVDFHRLGLHFTKTQEVFAFIESHLHLMNDRPNQFQHDDFHVGNLIVNDSTYAGVIDFDRFDWGDPWHDFTKLAFFSQECSSAFAVGQLYGYFSGNEPPANFWPFYSLYTAMGIISAMVWTNKMNPENAAAMRQRIDRICIEHDDFRLYKPKWFTHYEQE